From a region of the Tateyamaria omphalii genome:
- a CDS encoding ABC transporter transmembrane domain-containing protein: MDSTIFAFIWKHSKRDQLMLLGLTIVTFPFLFATLELPKRIINDAIGATDDVVNVFGFDLTQIQFLLALCFGYLGAVLAHGLLKMRLNTMKGVTAERLLRRFRFQLLSRMLRFPRSYFRSTSQGELVSMVTSEAEPMGGLMGDMVAQPVFQAGQMLIIVVFLFLQSVWFGLAGIALIPLQAWIIPMLQRQINLLNKERIRQIRSFSSEIGESAAGISDLRTNGGLRYRLAQFTSRLGRLFEVRFQIYQKKFFMKFLNNFITQLTPFFFYSVGGVLAIRGDITVGALVAAIAAYKDLSSPWKELLTYYNQTQDMSLRWEIVTDRFAPRDMIDEALFEGEPEVIPHLQGDIVLNDVTVRNAENTPVLERIDLTIPKGARVAIQAKNQTERTALAELLVREVLPTRGSITIAGHDLSELHQEVVSARIGYAQARPYLFDGTLGTNLLMPLMTRPNTVPWGQGRKDRYVTEALRSGNSPDRVDTEWVDPALAGLGTEDEVRAWWFALVEAMGIDEFMFRRMLDSRMDPNQHPDLAEAIVGLRPVVAERLREEGLEDAVYRFDPDEFNPAVPLGGNLLFAAPSRDISQQGLARDERFINLVFEHGLAEQGIAISQTLIETLHQTFGRDGTSHPLFTALNIDEEMYEQLVDISSRRRDRGDIALTDDEFALLLTVPFAFTAEQIGPAFPESFKNEIVQIRKTSGAALREQTQGFFIPIAPDTYLPRLTLVENLLYGRISMFAGAKAEVIEDLVADVLNKHELRRKVAETVFDIRTGLGGTNLPTIFHERAAFSRAGIKRPDILVLDRALASHGNEQRRKTREALRELLPESTLIFLEENFNNPDAYDMFVEIKDGRIDGVQAHDEDEEEADDLSRKLRVISRAELFSGVTSRNQRLLAFAAQWYTAKQGQRIFSMDEKPDAAYLCVKGSAVLTYDGENGEDRHVSVVEPGRLIGDLAIILNEPRQLHLTALTDVTFLRIGASEFRAVLEEDATVLRSLLNTVAGHLTGAAELLRQANIQIPEDEGPPPPPLDR, from the coding sequence ATGGATTCCACCATCTTTGCTTTCATCTGGAAGCATTCCAAGCGTGATCAGTTGATGTTGTTGGGGCTGACGATTGTCACGTTCCCGTTTCTGTTTGCCACGCTGGAATTGCCCAAGCGGATCATCAATGACGCCATCGGCGCGACCGATGACGTGGTGAACGTGTTTGGGTTCGATCTGACCCAGATCCAGTTCCTGCTGGCCTTGTGCTTTGGCTATCTGGGTGCGGTGCTGGCGCATGGTCTGCTGAAGATGCGTCTTAACACCATGAAGGGTGTGACAGCCGAGCGGCTCTTGCGCCGTTTCAGGTTCCAGTTGCTGAGCCGCATGCTGCGGTTCCCCCGTAGCTACTTCCGGTCCACCAGCCAGGGCGAGTTGGTGAGTATGGTCACGTCCGAGGCGGAGCCGATGGGCGGGCTGATGGGCGACATGGTGGCCCAGCCGGTATTTCAGGCGGGCCAGATGCTGATCATCGTGGTGTTCCTGTTTCTGCAATCGGTGTGGTTCGGGTTGGCGGGGATCGCGCTGATCCCGCTGCAGGCTTGGATCATTCCGATGCTGCAACGTCAGATCAACCTTTTGAACAAAGAGCGTATTCGCCAGATCAGATCGTTTTCATCCGAGATCGGGGAAAGTGCGGCGGGCATTTCCGATCTGCGCACCAATGGCGGCCTGCGCTACCGTTTGGCGCAATTCACAAGCCGGTTGGGTCGGCTGTTCGAAGTGCGCTTCCAGATCTACCAGAAAAAGTTCTTTATGAAGTTTCTCAACAACTTCATCACGCAGCTGACGCCATTCTTTTTCTATTCCGTCGGCGGGGTGCTGGCCATCCGGGGCGACATCACCGTGGGCGCGCTTGTCGCAGCCATCGCGGCGTACAAGGATCTGTCGAGCCCGTGGAAAGAGCTTCTGACCTATTACAACCAGACGCAGGACATGTCGTTGCGATGGGAGATCGTGACGGACCGGTTCGCGCCGCGCGACATGATTGATGAGGCGCTGTTCGAGGGTGAGCCGGAGGTGATCCCGCATTTGCAGGGCGATATCGTTCTGAATGACGTGACCGTGCGCAACGCGGAAAACACGCCTGTGCTGGAACGCATTGACCTGACCATTCCCAAAGGCGCGCGTGTTGCCATTCAGGCCAAAAACCAGACGGAACGGACGGCTTTGGCGGAGTTGCTGGTGCGCGAGGTGCTCCCCACGCGCGGGTCGATCACGATAGCCGGGCATGACCTGTCCGAACTGCACCAAGAGGTCGTGTCGGCGCGCATCGGCTATGCCCAAGCGCGCCCGTATCTGTTTGATGGAACGCTGGGCACCAACCTGTTGATGCCGCTGATGACCCGGCCCAACACGGTGCCGTGGGGTCAGGGCCGCAAGGACCGCTATGTGACCGAGGCGCTGCGGTCGGGCAACAGCCCGGATCGGGTCGACACCGAATGGGTCGATCCCGCACTGGCCGGTCTGGGGACCGAAGATGAGGTGCGGGCGTGGTGGTTCGCGCTGGTCGAGGCGATGGGCATTGATGAGTTCATGTTCCGCCGGATGCTGGACAGCCGCATGGACCCCAACCAGCACCCTGATCTGGCAGAGGCCATCGTGGGGCTGAGACCTGTAGTGGCAGAACGCTTGCGGGAGGAGGGATTGGAGGACGCCGTCTATCGCTTTGACCCCGACGAATTCAACCCAGCGGTCCCGCTGGGCGGCAACCTGCTGTTCGCCGCACCATCGCGCGATATCTCGCAACAGGGGCTGGCGCGGGACGAACGCTTTATCAACCTGGTGTTTGAACACGGATTGGCGGAGCAGGGCATCGCCATCTCACAGACGCTGATTGAGACGTTGCACCAGACCTTTGGCCGCGACGGCACCAGCCACCCGCTGTTCACCGCGCTCAACATCGATGAAGAGATGTATGAGCAGCTGGTCGACATCTCGTCCCGCAGGCGAGACCGGGGCGACATTGCGCTGACTGATGACGAGTTCGCGCTGCTTCTAACGGTGCCTTTTGCCTTTACGGCCGAACAGATCGGCCCGGCCTTTCCCGAAAGTTTCAAGAACGAGATCGTGCAGATCCGCAAGACAAGCGGTGCGGCTCTGCGCGAGCAGACGCAGGGGTTCTTTATCCCCATTGCGCCTGACACGTATCTGCCGCGCCTGACTTTGGTCGAAAACCTTCTCTATGGTCGGATTTCCATGTTTGCCGGGGCCAAGGCGGAAGTGATCGAGGATCTGGTGGCCGACGTGCTGAACAAGCATGAGTTGCGCAGAAAGGTGGCCGAGACCGTGTTCGACATTCGCACCGGTCTGGGTGGTACGAACTTGCCCACGATCTTTCACGAACGTGCCGCGTTCTCGCGCGCGGGGATCAAGCGGCCGGATATCCTTGTGCTGGACCGCGCGCTGGCCAGCCATGGGAATGAGCAGCGGCGCAAGACCCGTGAGGCGCTGCGGGAGTTGCTGCCCGAGTCCACGTTGATTTTCCTGGAAGAGAATTTCAACAATCCCGACGCCTACGACATGTTTGTCGAGATCAAGGACGGGCGGATTGATGGGGTTCAGGCGCATGATGAGGATGAGGAGGAAGCCGACGATCTGAGCCGCAAGTTGCGCGTGATCTCTCGGGCCGAGCTGTTTTCGGGCGTGACCAGTCGCAACCAGCGGCTGCTGGCCTTTGCGGCCCAGTGGTACACGGCCAAGCAGGGGCAGCGCATCTTTTCCATGGATGAAAAGCCTGATGCTGCGTATCTGTGCGTCAAAGGCAGCGCGGTGCTGACCTATGACGGTGAGAATGGTGAGGACAGGCACGTGTCCGTTGTGGAGCCCGGCAGACTGATCGGCGATCTGGCCATCATCCTGAACGAGCCCCGGCAGCTGCATCTGACCGCGCTGACCGACGTAACGTTCCTGCGCATCGGCGCGAGTGAATTCCGCGCCGTGCTGGAGGAAGATGCCACTGTGCTGCGCAGCCTGTTGAACACCGTGGCCGGGCACCTGACAGGTGCCGCTGAACTGCTCCGGCAGGCCAACATCCAGATCCCCGAGGACGAGGGGCCGCCACCGCCGCCGCTGGATCGTTGA
- a CDS encoding CPBP family intramembrane glutamic endopeptidase — MGVLSFDYRPHARFIDPARDRAQLWRLGLGVVLVAGFFLVLSNLVFGTILGVLDPQTASAVVRDAQTGRTAGGMLLLLFQLGLLAVAASMVVVMVHKRRPATLIGPIGLAIRQFGAVLFMMVLLTIALWLLPPYDMGEGTLTLNMSVGRWLVLLPIAVVAVLIQIGAEEIVFRGYLQQQLAARFRSPLIWMIAPAALFGAGHYLPDSAGSNALTIALWATMFGILMADLTARSGTLGPAMAVHFANNISAMVLTATPDEMSGLALYVLPFGMGDEAAMAAWLPVDFGFMLVSWLAARLAIRA; from the coding sequence ATGGGAGTTCTGAGCTTCGATTATCGCCCACATGCCAGGTTTATTGATCCCGCACGGGATCGCGCACAGCTGTGGCGCTTGGGTCTGGGTGTCGTGCTGGTCGCCGGCTTCTTTCTGGTCCTAAGCAATCTGGTCTTTGGCACCATCCTTGGCGTGCTGGACCCGCAGACCGCCAGCGCTGTCGTGCGGGACGCACAGACCGGCCGGACTGCGGGTGGCATGCTGCTCTTGCTTTTTCAGCTTGGCCTTTTGGCTGTTGCGGCGTCCATGGTTGTCGTCATGGTGCACAAGCGCCGTCCGGCGACCCTGATTGGGCCCATCGGGCTGGCAATCCGTCAGTTCGGCGCCGTGCTGTTCATGATGGTGTTGCTGACCATCGCCCTGTGGCTGCTGCCGCCTTACGACATGGGCGAGGGGACACTGACCCTGAACATGTCCGTCGGGCGCTGGTTGGTCCTGTTGCCCATCGCGGTGGTTGCCGTTCTGATCCAGATCGGGGCGGAGGAGATTGTCTTTCGCGGGTATTTGCAGCAGCAATTGGCGGCGCGGTTTCGGTCGCCGCTGATCTGGATGATTGCCCCCGCGGCGCTGTTCGGGGCGGGGCATTATCTTCCGGACAGTGCGGGCAGCAATGCGCTCACGATCGCGCTGTGGGCCACGATGTTCGGCATCCTGATGGCGGATCTGACGGCGCGTTCGGGTACGCTTGGGCCTGCGATGGCGGTGCATTTTGCAAACAACATCTCGGCGATGGTGCTGACCGCCACACCGGACGAGATGTCGGGCCTGGCGCTTTATGTCCTGCCCTTTGGGATGGGGGACGAGGCGGCGATGGCGGCGTGGCTGCCCGTCGACTTCGGTTTCATGCTGGTGAGCTGGCTGGCGGCGCGTCTTGCTATCCGCGCTTGA
- the accD gene encoding acetyl-CoA carboxylase, carboxyltransferase subunit beta, translated as MNWITNYVRPRINSIFSRRETPDNLWTKCDNCGTMLFHRELADNLNVCTNCNHHMAITPRDRFTALFDGGIFTEVEVPAPLADPLQFRDQKKYPDRMKAAQKTTGESEAMLVARGEMGRTPVVACAQDFSFMGGSMGMYVGNAIIAAAEEAVKLKRPLILFSAAGGARMQEGILSLMQMPRTTVAVQMLKEAGLPYIVVLTHPTTGGVTASYAMLGDVHIAEPNALICFAGPRVIEQTIREKLPEGFQRAEYLLDHGMLDRVTSRTEMRDELITITRMLMGEPPAVKGDLPAPAPIPTEEPVTEDAAKE; from the coding sequence ATGAACTGGATCACCAACTACGTCCGGCCCCGGATCAACTCGATCTTTTCGCGGCGCGAAACCCCGGACAATCTGTGGACCAAGTGCGACAACTGCGGCACCATGCTGTTTCACCGCGAGTTGGCGGACAATCTGAATGTCTGCACCAATTGCAATCATCACATGGCGATCACCCCGCGGGATCGGTTCACGGCGCTGTTCGACGGTGGCATCTTTACCGAGGTCGAGGTGCCTGCACCGCTGGCTGACCCGCTGCAATTCCGCGATCAGAAAAAGTACCCCGACCGGATGAAGGCCGCCCAGAAGACCACCGGTGAAAGTGAGGCGATGCTTGTCGCCCGGGGTGAGATGGGCCGCACACCGGTTGTCGCCTGCGCGCAGGACTTTTCCTTCATGGGTGGGTCCATGGGCATGTATGTGGGCAACGCCATCATCGCTGCCGCCGAAGAGGCGGTGAAGCTGAAGCGCCCGCTGATCCTGTTTTCCGCCGCTGGGGGCGCGCGGATGCAGGAGGGGATCCTGAGCCTGATGCAGATGCCGCGCACCACCGTCGCCGTGCAGATGCTGAAAGAAGCGGGCCTGCCCTATATCGTTGTGCTGACACATCCGACGACGGGCGGTGTAACCGCGTCCTATGCCATGCTGGGTGACGTTCATATTGCCGAACCCAACGCGCTGATCTGCTTTGCTGGCCCGCGCGTCATCGAACAGACCATTCGCGAGAAGCTGCCCGAAGGGTTCCAGCGGGCCGAGTACCTGCTGGATCACGGCATGCTGGACCGCGTGACAAGCCGGACCGAAATGCGGGATGAGCTGATCACGATCACCCGGATGCTGATGGGCGAACCGCCCGCGGTCAAAGGGGACCTGCCTGCACCGGCGCCCATCCCGACGGAAGAGCCTGTGACCGAGGACGCAGCCAAGGAATGA
- a CDS encoding bifunctional folylpolyglutamate synthase/dihydrofolate synthase — protein MSTGSDAILERMMALHPKIIDLTLDRVWRLLDALGNPQNDLPPVIHIAGTNGKGSTLAMIRAGLEAAGHRVHAYTSPHLARFHERIRLVGELISEPDLTAYLDECYAANDGADITYFEITTCAAILAFARTPADYTLLEVGLGGRLDATNVIDQPALTIITPVSMDHEAFLGDTLAKIAGEKAGIIKRRVPVIVGPQDDDGLDVIEARATRLGAPILAYGQHWHAAPERDGIVYQDEVGLLDLPRPVLPGDHQIQNAGIALAALRHLGCDEAACEAAVTQAQWPARMQRLRTGPLVEQAGDAELWLDGGHNPAAGLALARVLRSLPKRSTHLICGMLNTKDARGYLRPLAAYVDSLTAMSIPGEKNTLPAAETAAAARDIGITAYEAEDAAAALTAILTKEPQARVLICGSLYLAGAVLRENG, from the coding sequence ATGAGCACCGGTTCCGACGCCATCCTCGAACGGATGATGGCGCTGCACCCCAAGATCATCGACCTGACCTTGGACCGGGTTTGGCGGCTTTTGGACGCGCTGGGCAATCCGCAGAACGACCTGCCGCCGGTGATCCATATCGCGGGCACCAACGGCAAGGGGTCGACACTCGCGATGATCCGCGCGGGGCTCGAGGCGGCAGGCCACCGGGTGCACGCCTACACCTCGCCCCATCTGGCGCGGTTTCACGAACGGATCCGGCTGGTGGGCGAGCTGATTTCCGAGCCTGATCTGACGGCCTATCTGGATGAATGCTATGCCGCAAATGATGGCGCCGACATCACTTATTTCGAGATCACGACATGCGCTGCGATCCTTGCCTTTGCCCGGACGCCTGCTGACTACACGCTGCTTGAGGTGGGGCTGGGCGGCAGGCTGGATGCGACCAATGTGATCGACCAACCCGCGCTGACGATCATCACGCCGGTCTCCATGGACCACGAGGCGTTTCTGGGCGACACGCTTGCCAAAATCGCGGGTGAAAAGGCGGGGATCATCAAACGCCGCGTGCCCGTCATTGTCGGACCGCAGGATGATGATGGGCTGGATGTGATCGAGGCGCGTGCCACGAGGCTGGGCGCGCCCATTCTGGCCTACGGTCAACACTGGCATGCGGCACCCGAACGAGATGGTATCGTGTATCAGGATGAGGTCGGCTTGCTGGATCTGCCGCGCCCCGTGCTGCCGGGCGATCACCAGATCCAGAATGCGGGCATAGCCCTTGCCGCGCTGCGTCACCTGGGCTGTGATGAGGCGGCCTGCGAAGCGGCTGTCACTCAAGCGCAGTGGCCCGCGCGGATGCAACGGCTGCGCACCGGGCCGCTGGTCGAACAGGCGGGCGATGCAGAACTTTGGCTGGATGGTGGGCACAATCCGGCGGCGGGCCTTGCGCTGGCCCGCGTCTTGCGCAGCTTGCCGAAGCGGTCCACGCACCTGATCTGCGGGATGTTGAACACTAAGGACGCGCGCGGATATTTGCGCCCGCTTGCGGCGTATGTGGACAGCCTGACCGCGATGTCGATCCCAGGCGAGAAGAACACGTTGCCCGCTGCTGAAACGGCGGCGGCGGCGCGGGATATCGGTATCACGGCTTATGAGGCTGAGGATGCTGCGGCTGCCCTGACTGCAATCCTGACCAAAGAACCGCAGGCGCGCGTTTTGATCTGTGGCTCGCTTTATCTTGCCGGGGCTGTTCTGCGCGAAAACGGCTGA
- the zapE gene encoding cell division protein ZapE, with amino-acid sequence MTDLLTEYQALVDKGDLQPDPAQLAILPEFERIRAALAAPVKKGLFRKAPEPPEGLYLWGGVGRGKSMLMDFFASRLDVPARRVHFHAFMQEIHAAMHTARQRGVDDAIAPVAADVAASVRLLAFDEMQITDITDAMIVGRLFEALFAAGVVVVTTSNRVPDDLYKDGLNRQLFVPFIDLLKDRMVVWELASPTDYRQDRLSGSPVYFSPLGAKARTEMDAIWADLSGGQAEALDLTVKGRTVTIPQFRNGIGRSSFFELCSKPLGPGDYLAIADACKVLMIDDIPCLGRSNFNEAKRFVTLIDALYEAHVRLICSAADTPEMLYLEGEGTFEFERTASRLREMQSADWAT; translated from the coding sequence ATGACTGACCTTTTGACTGAATACCAAGCGCTTGTAGACAAGGGCGACCTGCAACCCGACCCCGCGCAGCTGGCCATCTTGCCCGAGTTCGAGCGTATCCGCGCGGCCTTGGCCGCCCCAGTGAAAAAGGGGCTGTTCCGCAAGGCGCCCGAGCCGCCAGAGGGACTGTACCTGTGGGGGGGTGTTGGCCGTGGCAAGTCAATGCTCATGGACTTTTTTGCGTCGCGCCTCGATGTGCCTGCGCGCCGGGTGCATTTTCACGCTTTCATGCAGGAAATTCACGCCGCCATGCACACGGCCCGCCAACGCGGCGTTGACGACGCCATCGCACCTGTCGCCGCCGATGTCGCGGCCTCGGTTCGTCTACTCGCCTTTGACGAGATGCAGATCACGGACATCACCGACGCGATGATCGTCGGGCGCTTGTTCGAGGCGCTGTTTGCCGCCGGTGTGGTGGTCGTGACCACGTCCAACCGGGTGCCGGATGATCTGTACAAGGACGGGCTGAACCGGCAGCTTTTCGTGCCATTCATCGACCTGTTGAAAGACAGGATGGTGGTGTGGGAACTGGCCTCGCCCACCGACTACAGACAGGATCGGCTGTCAGGCAGCCCGGTCTACTTCTCTCCGCTGGGCGCGAAGGCCCGCACCGAAATGGACGCAATATGGGCGGACTTGTCCGGCGGGCAGGCCGAAGCGCTCGACCTGACGGTCAAAGGGCGCACCGTCACCATCCCGCAATTTCGCAACGGCATCGGGCGCAGCAGCTTCTTCGAACTGTGCTCCAAACCGCTGGGGCCGGGGGATTATCTGGCCATCGCCGACGCGTGCAAGGTTCTGATGATCGACGACATCCCATGCCTGGGGCGTAGCAATTTCAACGAAGCAAAGCGTTTCGTCACCCTGATCGACGCGCTTTACGAAGCGCATGTACGGCTGATCTGTTCGGCCGCCGACACGCCGGAAATGCTGTATCTGGAAGGCGAAGGCACGTTCGAGTTTGAGCGCACCGCCTCGCGCCTGCGCGAAATGCAAAGCGCGGACTGGGCGACCTAA
- a CDS encoding MFS transporter, whose amino-acid sequence MTERTPIFTPVLLVGCVIIMVSFAVRASFGVFQIPIAEEFGWLRTEFSLAIAIQNLAWGIGQPIFGAIAEKIGDRKAILMGAIVYAVGLVLSAGATTPVEHQMYAWLVGFGVAGTGFGVILAVVGRASSDENRSMSLAIVAAMGSAGQIFGAPVAEWMLSVMPWQSVFLWFALAVILLVLTLPAMGVPPMASKAELEESLGQVLLRAFRDPSYTLIFLGFFSCGYQVAFMTAHLPAFVTEVCGPIVPGGVLDSIGITTTSALGAVALSLIGLANIGGTLAAGWAGKYFPKKYLLAGIYAGRTVVASLFIILPMTPTTVIVFSICMGALWLATVPLTSGLVAHIYGLRYMGTLYGIVFLSHQLGSFLGVWLGGRLYDAYGSYDQVWWIGVAIGAFSAVVHLPIRERPLARTATA is encoded by the coding sequence ATGACCGAGCGCACACCCATCTTTACCCCTGTCCTGCTTGTGGGCTGCGTGATCATCATGGTCAGCTTTGCCGTGCGCGCCTCCTTCGGTGTGTTTCAGATTCCGATTGCGGAAGAGTTCGGATGGCTGCGCACGGAATTCTCGCTCGCTATTGCGATCCAGAACCTCGCCTGGGGGATCGGTCAGCCGATTTTCGGTGCGATTGCGGAAAAGATCGGGGATCGCAAGGCGATCCTGATGGGGGCAATCGTCTATGCCGTGGGTCTGGTTCTGAGTGCGGGGGCAACAACGCCCGTTGAGCATCAGATGTATGCGTGGCTTGTTGGTTTTGGGGTCGCCGGCACCGGCTTTGGCGTGATTCTGGCGGTCGTAGGGCGCGCCAGCAGTGATGAAAACCGGTCGATGTCGCTGGCCATTGTGGCGGCGATGGGGTCCGCCGGGCAGATTTTCGGCGCACCGGTGGCGGAATGGATGCTGAGTGTCATGCCGTGGCAATCCGTCTTTTTGTGGTTTGCGTTGGCGGTGATCCTGTTGGTTCTGACCTTGCCTGCCATGGGCGTGCCGCCCATGGCATCCAAGGCGGAGCTTGAGGAATCGCTTGGTCAGGTTCTGCTTCGCGCGTTCCGGGATCCGTCCTATACCCTCATCTTCCTTGGCTTCTTTTCCTGCGGCTACCAGGTTGCATTCATGACGGCGCATTTGCCCGCATTCGTGACTGAGGTGTGCGGACCCATCGTGCCGGGCGGCGTGCTGGACAGCATCGGCATCACGACGACGTCGGCGCTCGGTGCTGTGGCGTTGTCACTGATCGGGTTGGCCAACATCGGCGGCACGTTGGCTGCAGGTTGGGCAGGCAAATACTTCCCCAAGAAGTACCTGCTGGCGGGAATCTACGCCGGACGCACGGTCGTTGCGTCGCTGTTCATCATTCTACCGATGACACCGACCACTGTCATTGTCTTCTCGATATGTATGGGTGCGCTGTGGCTTGCGACCGTGCCCCTGACAAGCGGGCTGGTCGCTCATATTTATGGCCTGCGCTACATGGGTACGCTTTACGGCATCGTATTCCTGAGCCATCAATTGGGATCGTTCCTGGGTGTCTGGCTTGGCGGGCGTCTGTACGACGCTTATGGTTCTTACGATCAGGTGTGGTGGATCGGTGTGGCGATTGGGGCGTTCAGTGCGGTTGTGCATTTGCCCATTCGCGAGCGGCCCTTGGCCCGAACGGCGACCGCTTAA
- a CDS encoding alpha/beta hydrolase, with product MWVLLIALGLAAVPFTIELTRKGMTDAERAKAPGQSALLSQGTTHFEWLGPERGPVAVCVHGLTTPSFVWYGMARGLALLGFRVLVYDLYGRGFSDRVRGAQTAEFFEQQLVDLLAHERVTEPVTLLGYSMGGAIAAHFTARYPAHVKQLILLAPAGMVELTGGKLALARDVPVLGDWLFLATYPWILRRGISQEAGQPSSVDDIHELQHAETARRGFFPAVLSSLRGVLRNTCDQQHRAIGAAGVPVLAIWGEEDDVIPLSSKETLAHWNPMAQQSVIAGAGHGLTHTHTDAVLDLIRASRG from the coding sequence ATGTGGGTGCTTCTGATTGCCCTCGGTCTGGCCGCGGTGCCCTTCACCATCGAGTTGACGCGCAAGGGCATGACAGATGCCGAGCGGGCCAAGGCACCGGGACAGTCCGCCCTCCTGTCACAGGGCACCACCCATTTCGAATGGCTTGGGCCGGAACGCGGGCCGGTGGCCGTCTGCGTGCACGGCCTGACCACACCGTCTTTCGTATGGTACGGAATGGCCAGGGGGCTTGCTCTGCTTGGCTTTCGGGTCCTTGTCTACGACCTTTACGGGCGCGGGTTTTCAGACCGGGTGCGCGGGGCCCAAACGGCAGAGTTCTTTGAACAGCAGCTTGTCGATCTGCTGGCACACGAACGGGTGACGGAACCTGTGACGCTGTTGGGGTATTCCATGGGCGGCGCCATCGCCGCGCATTTCACCGCGCGCTATCCGGCCCATGTCAAACAATTGATCCTTCTGGCCCCGGCAGGGATGGTCGAACTGACGGGGGGCAAACTTGCCCTGGCCCGCGACGTGCCGGTCTTGGGCGATTGGCTGTTTCTGGCGACCTATCCGTGGATCCTGCGGCGCGGCATTTCCCAAGAGGCAGGTCAGCCTTCCTCCGTTGATGACATTCACGAACTGCAACACGCGGAAACGGCACGGCGGGGGTTCTTTCCGGCGGTCCTGTCCAGTCTGCGCGGTGTCCTGCGCAACACATGTGACCAACAGCACAGGGCGATAGGGGCCGCCGGTGTGCCTGTGCTCGCGATCTGGGGCGAAGAGGACGATGTGATCCCGCTGTCGAGTAAGGAGACTCTGGCCCACTGGAACCCCATGGCGCAGCAATCGGTGATCGCAGGGGCGGGCCACGGTCTGACCCATACCCACACGGATGCCGTGCTGGACCTGATACGCGCCTCGCGCGGTTAA
- a CDS encoding ornithine cyclodeaminase family protein, with the protein MTSVPYIPFAEGEAVLDWIGLTDALASGHTRPKAEIGDTFLYRDPDTLLSRAAWIDGMGMAVKTATVFPGNPGRGAPMINGGVNLYSDGDGTLQAIIDFHLVTKWKTAGDSLLAARRLARPDSRNILIVGAGTVGRALHDAYFAIFPDAHFQVWNRTRANALAMATERPMLTVAPDLEQAVRTADIITSATMSTEPLIRGDWLQPGQHVDLIGAYRPDMREVDDAALLKSRVFVDSFDTTVGHIGEVKIPLEAGTIPRDHLLADYYDLAAFTRSPDDITLFKNGGGAHLDLMTSRYILDRWIAS; encoded by the coding sequence GTGACCTCCGTCCCTTACATCCCCTTTGCCGAGGGCGAAGCCGTGCTGGACTGGATCGGCCTGACCGATGCGCTGGCAAGCGGGCACACGCGACCCAAGGCGGAGATTGGGGATACGTTCCTCTACCGCGATCCCGACACGCTGCTCAGCCGTGCGGCCTGGATCGACGGGATGGGTATGGCGGTCAAAACGGCCACCGTCTTTCCGGGCAATCCGGGACGCGGAGCGCCGATGATCAACGGCGGCGTAAACCTCTATTCCGATGGCGACGGCACCTTGCAGGCCATCATCGACTTTCATCTGGTCACCAAATGGAAAACGGCGGGCGACAGCCTGCTGGCCGCCCGCAGACTGGCACGGCCCGACAGCCGCAATATCCTGATCGTCGGCGCTGGCACCGTGGGTCGCGCACTGCACGATGCCTATTTCGCGATCTTTCCAGACGCGCATTTTCAGGTCTGGAACCGGACCCGCGCCAACGCGCTGGCCATGGCCACGGAACGCCCCATGCTGACCGTTGCACCCGATCTGGAACAGGCCGTGCGCACTGCCGACATCATCACCAGCGCCACCATGTCGACAGAACCGCTGATCCGTGGTGACTGGTTGCAACCGGGTCAGCACGTTGACCTGATCGGCGCCTACCGCCCGGACATGCGCGAGGTGGACGATGCAGCTCTGCTGAAATCGCGCGTCTTTGTCGACAGTTTCGACACGACCGTCGGCCATATCGGCGAAGTGAAGATCCCGCTTGAGGCGGGCACGATCCCACGCGACCACCTGCTTGCGGATTACTATGATCTGGCCGCGTTCACCCGCAGCCCGGACGACATCACGCTGTTCAAGAACGGCGGCGGTGCCCACCTGGACCTGATGACCAGCCGGTACATTCTGGATCGGTGGATCGCCTCTTGA